One Panicum virgatum strain AP13 chromosome 3N, P.virgatum_v5, whole genome shotgun sequence DNA segment encodes these proteins:
- the LOC120666828 gene encoding uncharacterized protein LOC120666828, which translates to MINAEPKIWAKLIERTEQRVEPITQRTEQRVEPIPQRSISEQSTHNTTPSRNPFNSGLDGIESTEVQSAATNQTLEDVEGFSGKKRKQSQMAARLGDYIDFRKDQIEKTMKELNEKKKREDDYFVQKCIDIVDAIEELTDEQKADCNELFQSEMNRQIFVGTKNPKVRLIWLKKKNSQGSRPSFGHGGDSAFGAGASTME; encoded by the exons ATGATCAATGCTGAACCAAAAATTTGGGCAAAGTTGATAGAA AGAACTGAGCAGCGAGTTGAACCTATAACTCAGAGAACTGAGCAACGAGTTGAACCTATACCTCAGAGAAGTATCTCAGAGCAAAGCACCCATAACACAACACCTAGTAGAAATCCATTCAATTCTGGTCTTGATGGCATCGAGAGCACTGAAGTTCAATCTGCTGCTACAAATCAAACTTTAGAGGATGTAGAAGGTTTCAGTGGCAAGAAACGTAAGCAAAGTCAAATGGCAGCAAGACTTGGAGACTACATTGATTTCAGGAAAGACCAGATTGAAAAAACTATGAAGGAGCTCAATGAGAAGAAGAAACGCGAAGATGACTATTTTGTTCAGAAGTGCATTGACATTGTGGACGCCATAGAAGAACTAACTGATGAGCAGAAGGCAGATTGCAATGAGCTATTCCAATCTGAAATGAATAGACAAATCTTTGTGGGCACAAAAAACCCAAAGGTCAGGCTTATTtggttgaagaaaaaaaattctcag GGTAGTAGACCTAGCTTTGGCCATGGTGGCGACAGTGCTTTTGGTGCTGGGGCATCTACTATGGAGTGA
- the LOC120668024 gene encoding uncharacterized transmembrane protein DDB_G0289901-like, producing MESTGGGAPGSKSPPTGGVSASAAGSSASQRRRILEPPLPLVVHTTKLAAPTPTSGSKRSRSQELGLCLFSATPASSSTPTDAFSLPSGGGHGAGGSCSGGDGDTGTGVADGGNGSAASGSGNQGTTGGQQGAGAADPIIVEGDDPLPPGKK from the exons ATGGAatccacgggcggcggcgcaccaggATCAAAGTCCCCACCGACCGGAGGTGTTTCTGCTTCAGCTGCAGGTTCGTCGGCATCCCAGCGCCGGCGCATCCTAGAGCCGCCATTGCCATTGGTGGTGCATACCACCAAACTTGCTGCTCCTACTCCGACATCAG GATCTAAGAGGTCAAGGAGTCAAGAACTTGGCTTGTGTTTGTTTAGTGCAACTCCTGCATCTAGCTCTACACCGACTGATGCATTTTCTTTGCCAAGTGGAGGTGGCCATGGTGCTGGTGGTAGCTGCAGTGGTGGTGATGGTGACACTGGCACTGGAGTAGCTGATGGTGGCAATGGCTCTGCGGCTAGTGGCAGTGGCAATCAGGGTACTACTGGTGGACAGCAAGGTGCAGGGGCTGCAGATCCCATCATTGTTGAGGGTGATGACCCTTTGCCACCTGGAAAGAAGTAG